The genome window CTCCAGCTTGTACGGCTCCTTGGCCAGCTCCTCGCGGGCGGCCTCGTCGGTGACCACCCGTCGGGCGAACTTCTGGCCCTTCTTGATGATCTCCTGCATCCGCTTCTCGATGGCCTTGAGGTCATCGGGGTGGAACGGCTTCTCGACGTCGAAGTCGTAGTAGAAGCCGTCCTTGATCGGCGGGCCGATGCCGAGCTTGGCCTCGGGGAAGATCTCCTGCACGGCCTGCGCCATCACGTGCGCGGTGGAGTGGCGCAGGATGTTGAGGCCGTCCTCGCTGGTGATCTCCACCGGCTCGACCTCGTCGCCGTCCTGCAGCGGGTAGCCGAGGTCCTTGAGCGCACCGGCCACCCGGGCGGCGATCACGGCGCGGTTGTCGGCGAACAGCTCGGCGGCGGTAGTGCCCGTGGTCACCACGCGCTCTTCCCGATCGGGTTCGCGGTTGATGATTACCCGGACGTCCGTCACCGGTCTCTCCTGACGTGCTGGATCTGATGGTCGCAGCTGGTGCTGCAGCCCCGATGGTACCGAGCCGACCCGCACCGCCGTGCACCCGTCCGACCGGGCCGCCCCGGCGGGGTTGAGCCGGTAGGGGCCGGGGGTATCACCTGGTCGGAACCCTGCCGCCGCCGACGCACCGTCAGTTCACGCGCCGCGCGATGCACCCGCACCGGATCCGAGCGGGGTACCGAGGGGAAGTGAGGGGTGGTCATGAATCAGAACTCCCAGTGGTACGAAGGTCCGCTCGCCTCCTTCGACACCGAGACCACCGGCGTGGACGTGGAACAGGACCGGATCGTCTCCGCCGCCCTGCTCGTGCAGTCCGCCCCGGGCGCCCCGGTGCAGCGGAGCAGTTGGCTGGCCGATCCGGGCGTGCCGATCCCGGACGGCGCCCGCGCCGTGCACGGGATAACCGACGAACAGGTGCGGGCGCACGGCCGCCCGCCCACCGAGGTCAGCACCGAGATAGCCGTCGCGCTGGCCGCCCAGGCCCGCGCCGGGGTGCCGCTGGTGGTGATGAACGCGCCCTACGACCTGACGCTGCTGGACCGGGAGTTGCGCCGGCACGCGGGCAGCACGCTGGCCGCGCACCTGGCCGGCGCCGAGCTGCTGGTGGTCGACCCCCGGGTGCTGGACAAGCACGTGGACCGCTACCGCAAGGGCCGCCGCACCCTGACCGACCTGTGCGCGCACTACGGCGTCGAGCTGGCCGGCGCGCACGACGCGGGCGCGGACGCCTGGGCCGCCCTGCAGTTGGTCCGGGTGCTCGGCGGCCGCCACCGGACCGCACTCGGCGAACTCTCCCCCGCCGAACTGCACCTGCGTCAGACCGCCTGGCACGCGGCCCAGGCCCGCGGCCTGCAGGCCTGGTTCGACCGCTCCGGCACCCAGGAGCGGGTGGACCGCTCCTGGCCGCTGCGCCCCGCCGCCTGACGGACCGTCGCACAACGGCATCGGGCCCCAACTGCCGTGTGGCAGTTGGGGCCCGATGTTGTCCGGTGGGCGATACTGGGATCGAACCAGTGACCCCTTCGGTGTGAACGAAGTGCTCTCCCGCTGAGCTAATCGCCCGGGCAACGAGATGAACAGTAGCACCCCGGACGGGGTGTTGTGAAACTCGTCGATCAC of Kitasatospora viridis contains these proteins:
- a CDS encoding exonuclease domain-containing protein, yielding MNQNSQWYEGPLASFDTETTGVDVEQDRIVSAALLVQSAPGAPVQRSSWLADPGVPIPDGARAVHGITDEQVRAHGRPPTEVSTEIAVALAAQARAGVPLVVMNAPYDLTLLDRELRRHAGSTLAAHLAGAELLVVDPRVLDKHVDRYRKGRRTLTDLCAHYGVELAGAHDAGADAWAALQLVRVLGGRHRTALGELSPAELHLRQTAWHAAQARGLQAWFDRSGTQERVDRSWPLRPAA